A single genomic interval of Alteromonas sp. BL110 harbors:
- a CDS encoding flagellin N-terminal helical domain-containing protein has protein sequence MSMFVNTNVSSLNAQRQLFDVSNSLSTSFERLSSGFRINSAADDAAGLQITDRMTSQIEGLNQAVRNANDAISLSQTAEGALSETTTALQRIRTLAIQSQNGINSSADRAALQKEVSALRTEISRIATTTEFAGVSILSGAFSASFLVGANAGQTISVNLSTPTLAAAGVSGFGPSGLGIGAGDVLTAENASTILDNVDSAISAIGSLRADLGALQNRFQSTIRNLSNISENVSAARSQIKDTDFATETANLTRNQIIQQASTTVLSQANQRPQAALQLLG, from the coding sequence ATGTCTATGTTCGTTAATACCAATGTATCCTCATTGAATGCCCAGCGTCAGCTTTTTGATGTAAGCAATTCTTTGAGCACGTCTTTTGAGCGTCTATCTTCAGGCTTCCGTATCAACAGCGCTGCTGATGATGCCGCAGGTCTACAGATCACTGACCGTATGACTTCGCAAATTGAAGGTCTAAACCAAGCTGTACGTAACGCTAACGATGCGATTTCACTGTCGCAGACTGCTGAAGGTGCGTTATCTGAAACAACAACAGCACTTCAACGTATTCGTACACTAGCTATTCAATCACAAAACGGTATCAACAGTTCTGCTGACCGTGCAGCGCTGCAAAAAGAAGTTTCTGCATTACGTACAGAAATTTCACGTATCGCTACAACAACTGAGTTTGCTGGTGTAAGTATTCTATCTGGTGCATTTTCTGCCTCGTTCCTCGTAGGTGCGAACGCGGGTCAGACAATTTCAGTTAATTTGTCTACACCTACTCTAGCCGCTGCTGGCGTTTCAGGTTTTGGTCCATCAGGTCTAGGTATTGGTGCAGGTGATGTTCTTACTGCAGAAAATGCCTCAACTATTCTTGATAATGTAGACAGCGCAATATCTGCGATTGGTAGCTTACGTGCCGATTTAGGTGCCTTACAGAACCGCTTCCAGTCAACTATCCGTAACCTAAGCAACATCTCTGAGAACGTATCGGCTGCACGTTCACAGATTAAGGATACCGATTTCGCTACTGAAACCGCTAACTTAACGCGTAACCAGATCATTCAGCAGGCAAGTACTACTGTATTATCACAGGCTAACCAGCGTCCACAGGCTGCATTACAGCTTCTAGGTTAA
- a CDS encoding flagellar protein FlaG, with product MEIPNIQNGQPFASKPGVGGSTDSAVNTAPSVKENLSSSKEVQSGVINTDELTKAPLTQRVNAELEKENLSQGLSQDADNQGGERNVARLEEAVAKVESFLTVQNRDLTFSIDETTNRSVVTVKDGQSGDVIRQIPSEELLKLAERIQELQQDVGNSVGVFINNQV from the coding sequence GTGGAAATACCGAATATTCAAAATGGTCAGCCTTTTGCATCAAAACCGGGAGTGGGTGGATCGACAGATAGTGCGGTAAATACTGCACCGTCGGTAAAGGAGAATCTAAGTTCATCTAAAGAAGTGCAAAGTGGCGTTATCAATACAGATGAGCTTACAAAGGCGCCTTTAACTCAGCGAGTTAATGCTGAATTAGAAAAGGAAAATTTGTCTCAAGGTTTATCTCAAGACGCCGATAACCAAGGTGGAGAGAGGAATGTTGCTAGACTTGAAGAGGCAGTGGCAAAAGTTGAATCATTCCTAACTGTCCAAAACAGGGACTTAACTTTTTCGATCGACGAAACTACCAACCGTTCGGTAGTAACGGTTAAAGACGGTCAATCTGGAGATGTTATTCGGCAAATACCTTCCGAGGAGCTTTTAAAGCTTGCCGAAAGAATCCAAGAACTACAGCAGGATGTAGGGAATAGTGTAGGGGTGTTTATCAACAATCAGGTTTAA
- a CDS encoding flagellin N-terminal helical domain-containing protein encodes MSLFVNTNVSSLNAQRQLFTTGNNLSTAFERLSSGFRINSAADDAAGLQITDRMTSQIQGLDQAVRNANDGISLAQTAEGAMAETTTALQRIRTLAIQSQNGINSSADRAALQKEVSALRTEISRIATTTEFAGVSILSGVFSASFLVGANSGQTISVNLSSQALTAAGVTGFSATGLGIISADVLTAAGASALLDDVDTAISAIGGLRADLGAIQNRFQSTIRNLSNISENVSAARSRIKDADFATETAELSRNQILQQASTTILAQANQRPQAALSLLGG; translated from the coding sequence ATGAGTCTATTTGTTAATACCAATGTGTCATCATTAAATGCACAACGTCAATTGTTCACTACAGGTAATAATCTGAGCACTGCTTTTGAACGCCTTTCTTCAGGCTTCAGAATTAACAGCGCGGCAGACGATGCGGCTGGACTGCAAATTACTGACCGTATGACTTCTCAAATTCAAGGTTTAGACCAAGCGGTTCGAAACGCTAACGACGGTATTTCATTAGCGCAAACAGCTGAAGGCGCAATGGCCGAAACAACAACTGCTTTGCAGCGTATTCGTACCTTGGCTATTCAATCTCAAAACGGTATTAACAGCTCTGCAGACCGAGCAGCTCTACAGAAAGAAGTGTCTGCACTAAGAACGGAAATCTCAAGAATAGCGACGACTACCGAATTTGCCGGTGTAAGTATCCTTTCTGGTGTGTTTTCAGCATCTTTCTTAGTTGGTGCAAACTCAGGACAGACGATTTCAGTTAATTTATCGTCTCAAGCACTAACTGCAGCAGGTGTAACCGGCTTCAGTGCTACTGGTCTGGGAATCATTTCAGCAGACGTTCTAACTGCGGCTGGCGCATCAGCACTTCTTGATGATGTTGATACGGCAATATCGGCAATTGGTGGTCTACGTGCAGATTTAGGTGCTATCCAAAATAGATTTCAATCTACAATTAGAAACTTAAGTAATATCTCAGAGAACGTATCAGCGGCAAGATCGCGAATTAAAGATGCGGACTTTGCCACCGAGACGGCAGAATTAAGCCGCAACCAGATTTTACAGCAGGCGAGTACTACTATCCTAGCGCAGGCAAACCAGCGTCCACAGGCTGCACTTTCATTACTAGGTGGTTAA
- the fliD gene encoding flagellar filament capping protein FliD — MTIQSLGVGSGLALDDLVQQLLDAERLPKEERLNAKEEQIEAEISGLGQIKSKLSDFKDAVDDLRSDTDINGREPTIVNPSEDDDILSADASSSALRGNYDITVQQLASGSRITTDAGAFTSSTDPVLSSGTGSLTFSIPSGDSFTINVDSSTSLVDLREAINSADDNFGVTANIIDTGTAEGPRLVFLSEESGEGNDLVINNDTGAAELDRLSTAGGTSNISAANIESAKNAIAFVDGIEVQSESNKFENTIQNVTFDVNEISPKDNAGNFLSTTLKIGFDKEGLEQKIRDFVDNYNAIIDEIGTLTRYGESELEEDGALAGDSLLRGVQSGLSSIIGDNVSSSELGGLFRLGIELDQDGKLEISSSDYGIGSGEDRLKDALEDNFDDIATLFTDENEGIAVRLYDFVDEFTSSGGLISLREKTAKENREDVYADRETLELRMFSYEQILRDKYLNLDQTVAQLNQTSSALLAAL, encoded by the coding sequence ATGACTATTCAGTCGCTAGGTGTAGGTTCAGGTTTAGCCCTTGACGATCTTGTTCAGCAGCTTTTAGATGCTGAGAGATTGCCTAAAGAGGAAAGGCTAAACGCCAAAGAAGAACAGATTGAAGCTGAAATATCTGGTCTTGGTCAAATAAAGTCAAAGCTGTCAGATTTTAAAGATGCGGTAGACGATTTGCGTAGCGATACTGATATCAATGGTCGAGAGCCTACAATCGTTAATCCCTCTGAAGATGATGACATTTTATCGGCTGATGCGTCGAGTTCAGCCTTGCGCGGAAATTATGATATTACCGTACAACAGCTTGCGTCAGGGAGTCGTATAACAACTGACGCAGGGGCGTTTACTTCAAGTACAGATCCTGTTTTAAGTTCTGGAACAGGCTCGTTAACCTTTAGCATTCCTAGTGGCGATTCATTTACTATCAACGTGGATTCTAGCACTTCTCTTGTTGACCTAAGAGAAGCGATTAACAGTGCTGACGATAACTTTGGTGTAACCGCCAATATCATAGATACAGGCACTGCTGAAGGGCCTCGCTTGGTGTTTTTGTCTGAAGAGTCCGGTGAAGGCAATGATCTAGTTATCAACAATGATACAGGCGCTGCTGAACTAGACAGACTTTCAACTGCTGGCGGTACCAGTAATATTAGTGCTGCTAATATCGAGTCGGCGAAGAACGCCATTGCATTTGTGGATGGTATTGAAGTTCAAAGCGAATCGAACAAGTTTGAGAATACAATTCAAAACGTTACCTTTGACGTAAACGAAATTTCACCAAAAGATAATGCAGGCAATTTTTTATCAACAACACTGAAAATTGGTTTTGACAAAGAAGGGCTAGAACAAAAAATTAGAGATTTCGTTGATAATTACAATGCAATAATTGACGAGATAGGTACATTAACGCGCTACGGTGAATCCGAGTTAGAAGAAGATGGAGCATTAGCTGGAGACTCATTACTGAGAGGCGTTCAGTCAGGGCTTTCTTCAATTATCGGAGACAATGTTTCTTCGTCAGAACTGGGTGGCTTGTTCAGACTTGGCATAGAGCTAGATCAAGATGGAAAGCTTGAAATTAGTTCTTCAGACTACGGAATCGGGTCTGGTGAAGACAGACTAAAAGATGCGTTGGAAGATAATTTTGACGATATCGCTACATTGTTTACTGATGAAAACGAAGGTATCGCTGTTCGTTTATACGATTTCGTTGATGAGTTCACATCATCTGGTGGCCTTATTTCTCTGCGTGAAAAAACGGCTAAAGAGAATAGGGAAGATGTCTATGCTGATAGGGAAACCTTGGAGCTTCGTATGTTTAGCTATGAGCAAATCTTACGAGACAAATACCTAAACTTAGATCAGACTGTGGCCCAATTGAATCAGACAAGCTCGGCATTATTAGCCGCACTATAA
- a CDS encoding flagellin N-terminal helical domain-containing protein, whose translation MSLFVNTNVSSINAQRQLFDVNDRLNTSFERLSSGFRINSAADDAAGLQISDRLTSQVEGLNQAVRNANDAISLSQTAEGAISEITTSLQRIRQLSIQSQNGINSSADRLALQKEVSALRTEISRIATDTQFGNVNILDGNFSASFLVGANAGQTISVNLSTGNLGSITGFSTAGLGIDGDSVETASGAAALLSAVDAAISGVGGVRADLGALQNRFQSTIRNLSNISENLSAARSQIRDTDFAAETAELTRNQIIQQASVSVLSQANQRPQTALSLLG comes from the coding sequence ATGAGTTTATTCGTTAACACAAATGTGTCTTCGATCAACGCACAACGTCAGCTTTTTGACGTAAATGATCGTCTTAATACATCGTTCGAAAGATTGTCGTCAGGCTTTAGAATTAACAGTGCAGCAGATGACGCTGCCGGCCTTCAGATTTCTGATAGACTTACATCGCAGGTTGAAGGTTTGAACCAAGCTGTACGTAACGCAAATGACGCTATTTCACTATCACAAACAGCCGAAGGTGCGATCAGCGAGATTACCACTAGCCTACAGCGTATTCGCCAGCTATCTATTCAATCGCAAAACGGTATTAACTCTTCTGCAGACCGCTTAGCACTGCAAAAAGAAGTATCAGCGCTACGAACAGAAATTTCTCGTATCGCAACGGATACTCAGTTTGGTAACGTGAATATTTTAGATGGTAATTTTTCCGCTTCATTCCTAGTAGGTGCGAACGCAGGACAAACTATTTCAGTAAACCTTTCAACCGGTAACCTAGGCTCAATAACAGGCTTTAGTACAGCAGGTCTTGGTATTGATGGTGATAGCGTTGAAACTGCTTCAGGTGCTGCTGCGCTATTAAGTGCCGTCGATGCTGCAATATCTGGTGTTGGGGGCGTTCGTGCTGATTTAGGTGCACTTCAAAACAGATTCCAGTCGACTATTCGTAATCTGAGTAACATCAGTGAGAACTTGTCAGCGGCCCGCTCTCAAATCAGAGATACAGATTTTGCTGCGGAAACGGCTGAACTAACACGTAACCAGATTATTCAGCAAGCATCTGTTTCAGTTCTGAGCCAGGCTAATCAGCGTCCACAAACTGCGCTATCGTTGCTTGGATAA
- the fliS gene encoding flagellar export chaperone FliS, with amino-acid sequence MSLKGINAYKKGNLKQDVANADPHKLTLMLLQGALDRIAYAKGAMERKELQEKATFISKATAIIIHLRDTLDVKVGGEVAENMFALYEFMIEKLNEAHVNNDVALLDEVSSLLAPIRDAWVQIPQEAKEEAFRAQRESKQAI; translated from the coding sequence ATGTCCCTTAAAGGTATAAATGCCTACAAAAAAGGCAATTTGAAGCAAGATGTTGCCAATGCAGATCCACATAAATTAACCTTGATGTTGCTCCAGGGCGCGTTAGACAGGATTGCCTACGCAAAAGGCGCAATGGAAAGAAAAGAGCTTCAAGAAAAGGCGACTTTTATTTCTAAAGCCACAGCTATTATTATTCACTTACGTGATACATTAGACGTGAAAGTGGGGGGGGAAGTTGCTGAAAACATGTTCGCCCTATATGAATTTATGATTGAAAAGCTTAATGAAGCTCACGTAAACAATGACGTAGCTTTGTTGGATGAAGTGTCTTCACTTTTAGCACCGATTAGAGATGCATGGGTGCAAATTCCTCAGGAAGCCAAAGAAGAGGCATTTCGGGCGCAACGAGAAAGTAAGCAAGCCATTTGA